The following are from one region of the Bradyrhizobium sediminis genome:
- a CDS encoding ABCB family ABC transporter ATP-binding protein/permease: MPPGKSVEQATLIGTLAHLWPYIWPGDRADLKMRVVWSMVLLLAAKLATLSVPFTFKWAIDALTGADTAPVQSSNWTLWLIASPLIMTASYGAMRVLMAVLTQWRDGIFARVAMHAVRKLAYLTFVHMHELSLRFHLERKTGGLTRVLERGRSGIEVIVRMVILQLVPTIVEVSLLMAVLLWQFDWRYVLVTLIMVVIYMYYTYIATEWRIEIRRKMNDSDTEANTKAIDSLLNYETVKYFSAEQREAERYDHSMERYERNSVKTYTSLAVLNTGQAVVFTVGLTATMLMCAIGVRNGTNTVGDFVMVNAMMIQLYQPLNFMGMVYREIKQAVIDIEKMFSVLSRHPEIKDLPGAMPLVVTSGNVRFDDVQFAYDPERPILKGLSFEVPAGKTVAIVGPSGAGKSTISRLLFRLYDVSSGRILIDGQDIRQVTQASLRASIGMVPQDTVLFNDTIRYNIRYGRWDATDAEVEEAARLAQIDPFIRMSPKGYETQVGERGLKLSGGEKQRVAIARTVLKAPPILVLDEATSALDSHTEHEIQEALERVSRNRTSLVIAHRLSTIVGADEIIVLDQGKIAERGTHAVLLASGGLYASMWNRQREAQEARERLARIADDNEAPNRAPPPVDDVLVTPAAAE, from the coding sequence ATGCCCCCCGGCAAATCCGTCGAACAGGCGACCCTGATCGGGACGCTGGCGCATCTGTGGCCGTATATCTGGCCGGGCGACCGCGCCGATCTCAAGATGCGCGTGGTCTGGTCGATGGTGCTGCTGCTGGCTGCGAAGCTGGCGACGCTGTCGGTGCCGTTCACCTTCAAATGGGCGATCGACGCGCTGACGGGGGCCGATACCGCCCCGGTGCAGTCCTCGAACTGGACGCTGTGGTTGATCGCCTCGCCCCTGATCATGACCGCCAGCTATGGCGCCATGCGCGTGCTGATGGCGGTGCTGACGCAATGGCGCGACGGCATCTTCGCCCGTGTCGCGATGCATGCGGTGCGCAAGCTCGCCTATCTCACCTTCGTCCACATGCACGAGCTGTCGCTGCGCTTCCATCTGGAGCGCAAGACTGGCGGGCTGACGCGGGTGCTGGAGCGCGGCCGCTCCGGCATCGAGGTCATCGTTCGGATGGTGATCCTGCAGCTGGTCCCGACCATCGTCGAGGTTTCGCTGCTGATGGCCGTGCTGCTGTGGCAGTTCGACTGGCGCTACGTGCTGGTCACGCTGATCATGGTCGTGATCTACATGTATTATACCTACATCGCGACCGAATGGCGGATCGAGATTCGCCGCAAGATGAACGATTCCGATACCGAGGCGAACACCAAGGCGATCGACTCGCTGTTGAACTACGAGACGGTGAAGTATTTCAGCGCCGAGCAGCGCGAGGCCGAGCGTTACGACCATTCGATGGAGCGCTACGAGCGCAACAGCGTGAAGACCTATACCTCGCTGGCAGTACTCAATACCGGGCAGGCGGTCGTCTTCACCGTGGGCCTGACCGCGACCATGCTGATGTGCGCGATCGGCGTGCGCAACGGCACCAATACGGTCGGCGATTTCGTCATGGTCAATGCCATGATGATCCAGCTTTACCAGCCGCTGAATTTCATGGGCATGGTGTATCGCGAGATCAAGCAGGCGGTGATCGACATCGAGAAGATGTTCAGCGTGCTGTCGCGCCATCCGGAGATCAAGGATCTTCCCGGCGCCATGCCGCTGGTCGTGACCTCGGGCAATGTGCGGTTCGACGATGTGCAATTCGCCTACGACCCCGAGCGTCCGATCCTCAAGGGTCTCAGCTTCGAGGTGCCGGCCGGCAAGACGGTCGCGATCGTCGGTCCCTCCGGCGCCGGCAAGTCGACCATCTCGCGGCTGTTGTTCCGTCTCTATGACGTCTCCAGCGGCAGGATCCTGATCGACGGCCAGGATATCCGGCAGGTCACGCAGGCCTCATTGCGGGCCTCGATCGGCATGGTGCCGCAGGACACCGTGCTGTTCAACGACACCATCCGCTACAACATCCGCTACGGCCGCTGGGACGCCACCGACGCCGAAGTGGAGGAGGCCGCGCGGCTCGCCCAGATCGATCCCTTCATCCGGATGTCGCCGAAGGGCTACGAGACCCAGGTCGGCGAACGCGGCCTGAAGCTGTCGGGCGGCGAAAAGCAGCGCGTCGCGATCGCGCGCACCGTGCTCAAGGCGCCGCCGATCCTGGTGCTCGACGAGGCGACCTCGGCGCTCGACAGTCACACCGAGCATGAAATCCAGGAAGCGCTGGAGCGGGTGTCGCGCAACCGCACCTCGCTGGTGATCGCGCATCGGCTGTCCACCATCGTCGGCGCCGACGAAATCATCGTGCTGGATCAGGGCAAGATCGCCGAGCGCGGGACCCACGCCGTGCTTTTGGCATCGGGCGGACTTTATGCCAGTATGTGGAACAGGCAGCGCGAAGCCCAGGAGGCGCGGGAGCGACTGGCGCGGATTGCCGACGACAACGAAGCGCCGAACCGGGCGCCGCCGCCGGTCGATGATGTGCTGGTTACCCCGGCTGCGGCGGAATAA